The genomic segment CTGTAAAGTAGAAAGACTAAATTAAACCTAATTTGAGATGACCGGGTTTCGATACTTCGACTGCGCTCAGTATCCACACTTCGACAGGCTCAGTGCATCGCTTCGCGGGAGTTGAGCGAAGTCGAAACTCAACCCTCTTCTAGCCAGATGATCGAGCATTGAGCGCAGTCGAAATGCGTCTTCTAAATAATTGTGTCCACTTACTAATCTAAGTTAAATTAAATTAAATTATAGTTAGATAATTTTGTCGGACGACCTCTTGATGAAGCAGAAGTTGATGTTTAGTCCCAGATACTAAATTATCAGCTTCTTTCTCTAAATTGAATTAGGGAGTAGGGAGTAGATTTGTTTGTAATTGATTTAGGACTGCGATACCTTGAGAAATGAGAATCTACCAAGAAGACATAAACTGCCAATCTTCAGAATCTTTCTCTGTATCTGTATTGTCTTCTGAATCGGCTGGTTGCTCTACATCTTCTGACTGTAGCAACTTTTCATATTCTCCTGAATCAACCCATTTTAACAATTCGGAAGCTCGCATCACCGACCAGGGAAATTTGTACTCCATAAAGCTGAATATTTTAGTAACTTGATCCAAGTTATCCAGACTAATGAGTGAAAATTCCCGTGCTTGCGCTTGAAACTCCGCAATGGTATCGGCATTTATATATTCCGATGGTAAACCAGCCAACTTCATGAGTGCGGTGATGGCGATATTAATATCTTGACACGCCAATAAACCCGCGCGATCGCATGTGAACTTTGACATCAAAATCCAATTACACAAAGCGACTTCTATCCCCCCAGCCGCTAAACTACCCAAACCAAAAGTTGTACTATTAACAATATTTTTTAACAGTGGCATCACATTTGCCATTTGTTGATAAGCAATATATTTACCCTTAATCCGGGCAATTTCACACCCAAATGCAAATAGCAATTCAGCGTGTGTATACCATTCCAGTGCTTCTAAATTCGCACTCACCATTGGCTTGTCTACACCAACAGCATTGGTTTGAATATGTCCCGTACCCCGAAATAAATAAAGTTCTGGCTGGGAAGTCAAGTCAAGAATTTGACAGCTTTCTGTAAACGCATCAGATAATTTAGGAAAATTTTGCGGTGTCACACGAAATTCACCACCAATAATTTGCATTCTCAGTAAACGGTCAATTCCATATTCATTTACCTTCTTTAATACTAAAGGTAAACCAGGCATTTTATTTAAA from the Aulosira sp. FACHB-615 genome contains:
- a CDS encoding M48 family metallopeptidase; the protein is MTKKILTGLNIVRFQHPFDQKALAALNKMPGLPLVLKKVNEYGIDRLLRMQIIGGEFRVTPQNFPKLSDAFTESCQILDLTSQPELYLFRGTGHIQTNAVGVDKPMVSANLEALEWYTHAELLFAFGCEIARIKGKYIAYQQMANVMPLLKNIVNSTTFGLGSLAAGGIEVALCNWILMSKFTCDRAGLLACQDINIAITALMKLAGLPSEYINADTIAEFQAQAREFSLISLDNLDQVTKIFSFMEYKFPWSVMRASELLKWVDSGEYEKLLQSEDVEQPADSEDNTDTEKDSEDWQFMSSW